From the Tepidamorphus gemmatus genome, the window AGAATGCCACCACCGTCATCTCCTGCACCGAACCCTCGCCGGTGTCGAACTCCAACCTCGTCTTCATCCGCGAATCCATCGCCACCACCGCAACCGGCCGCTTCGTCAGCGCCATGGCGGTGCTGGGGTGAGGGGGGATCTGGCCGGTGCAGCCACATCCGCGTTTCGGACGGCTTCCGTGTCTGTCCCATATCTCATCGACCGGACGGGTGACGTCGAAGGCGTCGACCCTGCCGCAACGGCAGTCGCGGGCCTGAGCCGCGTCGGCCGAACTCTCTATTACGGCCATCGCCTGTCGCGGCGCGTCTGAAATCCTGCTGACGGCGCATCCGCAGCCGCAGGAGCCGTAAGGGCAGGTCACAACCTGTTCCGGCAGTTCATGTTTCTGGCGGAAGGCGGGCGAAAAAAAGGACAATACTGCTGCCCTATCTTCGTCACATTCGGCCCTAGAACGGCGCGCCGCCGGCCCGTGCGGACGGCAGACCAACAGCCAGCAGGAAGTCGAATGACCGACCTTTGTCTTGGACGTTGGGGGGGAATACGTGCGGCGGCGGCGATGCTCGCCCTCGCAACCATCGCATCGGCCACGCCGGTCTCGGCGCGCATCATGCAGAACGATCCGTCGATTGTCCGGCCGGACGGACCCGGGCCCGATGCCCTGGCCGGCGGCGGGCAGGCCTCGGCGTCGGCGCGAAAGTCCGGCGGCGGCGACAGCCTGTCGATCGCCCGACGCTATCTCGGCAGCAATCCGACCGGCAGGTCGTCGCTGTGGTGCGCCGATTTCATCAACCTCGTCGAGCGCAAGGCCGGCCGTGAAGGTGTCGGCTCGCGGCTGGCGACCGCCTATCTCGACTACGGCACCAAGGTGTCGAAGCCGCAGCCCGGCGACATCGTCGTGCTGACCCGGCGCGGCGGCGGCCATGTCGGCTATTTCGTCGGCTGGGACGACGGCAAGATCGTGCTGCTGTCCGGCAACCACGGCAGGAAGGTTGCCATTGGCACCTATCCGACCTCGCGGGTGCTCGGCTACCGCCGGCCCTGAGGCCGTATCAGAGTTCCGTTTGCTGACGGATCTCACCCTCCGGCATCGCGCCGGTCCTCATCAAGCCAACGGCGGCCGTTCCTGGCGACAGGGACGGCCGCCGTGCATCCGGCCCGCCCGCGATTCTCGCGAATGGCGATCCAGCGCCCAGTCCAACCATCCGGGAGCAACCCCATGGCCGCCGAAAGCCTTGCCCATGTCCTGCCGCATCTGTTCCGCCACGAGGGCGGCTATGCCGACCATCCCTCCGATCCGGGCGGGGCGACCAAATACGGCATCAGCCGCACGACACTCGCCGCCTGGCGCGGCGGCGCCGTCGCGAAATCCGATGTCCGCGCCCTGACCCGGGCCGAGGCGGCGGCGATCTACCGGGCGCGCTACTGGGATGCGGTGAAGGCCGACGACCTGCCTGCCGGGATCGACTACGCGGTGTTCGATGCAGCGGTGAACTCGGGTCCGGTGCGCGCGGCGAAATGGCTCCAGGCGGCGGTTCGCGTGCCGCAGGACGGGATCGTCGGCCCGGTGACGCTCGCGGCTGCGGCCGCGGCCGATCCGGTCCGCACGATCGCCGACATCTGCGCCATCCGGCTCGCCTTCCTGCGCGCCCTGTCCACCTGGCCGGCGTTCGGCAGGGGCTGGAGCCGCCGGGTGGACGAGGTGAAGGCCGAGTCCCTCGCCATGGCCCGGCGCGCGGCGATGGCGCCCGCCGCTCCGCCGGACGCGCCGCCCGGCCTGCCGTCTCGGCCGGGCGAGGCAGCCGGACAGCGGCGCGCCGGCGGCATCCTCGCCTTCATCGCCCGGCTGTTGCGGGCGCTGCTGACCGGGAGGCGGGCATGATCGGCGCGCTTGCCCCCTTCCTCGGCCCGATCCTCGAGATCGTCCGCCGCGTCATCCCCGACCCGGCCGAGCGCGCCCGCCTCGAGGCGGACCTCACCCGCGCCGCCTCCGACGCCGAGGCTCGCCTGGCCGAGGCGCAGTCCGCGATCATCGTCGCCGAGGCGCAGGGCTCGCCCCTGCAGCGCAACTGGCGGCCGGCCTTCATGGTCGTCTGCATGGGCCTCCTCGTCTGGCACGCCGTCGCCGTGCCGATCCTCGCCGCGGCGCTCGCCGTTCCCCTCGACGAGGTGGTGGGCCTGAGAGCCGTCCCCGACGGGCTGTGGACCCTGCTGGTGGTCGGCATGGGCGGCTATATCGGCGGACGGAGCATGGAGTAGGTGTTCGCGGGCAGGGGGTAGGGGGGCACCACACGGAAAGTTCGAAGCCCAACCGTCCCTCCGTAGTCGGCGCATGCTTGAACGCGCCCTCAGGCGCGGCGGCCAGTCAGCACACACAGAGAGAGCGTGGTCGTGTCCCGGGACGACCGCATAGAGAGGAACCACGAGTCGCATAGGATTTCCATTGGCGCGTATAGGAACATCTTGTGCGCTGCAGCGACGACAATCCGCGACAGATGCGCACTCAGACGAGGTTGCTGCATCCCGAGCGACAACAGACCATTCAAGACTTGTCCAAGTAAAAGACGGTTCGCCGCCGCCACCGCCCGTTCCACCGACGTTTGCAGGAATTTCCTCCGCTTGGCGCCTCCCCCCGACCCGCGCTAACCTTCCGGCTCCGACGCCCCGCATCCCCCGCCACCCACCCGCCGGAGCCCTTGCCGTTGGACGTCATCGAGGCCATCCGCTCGCGCTTTTCCTGCCGCGCCTTCCTGCCCGATCCGGTGCCGGAACAGACCGTGCGCGACATCCTGGAGGCGGCGCGCTGGGCGCCGTCGGGCGGCAACCTGCAGCCCTGGCATGTCGATGTGCTGACCGGCGAACCGCTCGCCGCGCTGATCGCCGACATCGACGCGCGCGGCCATCTCGTGCCGCAGGGGGAGGGGGCCGAATACGCGGTCTATCCCGATCCGCTGCCCGAGCCCTGGCACGGCCGCCGCCACCGGACCGGCGCCGATCTCTATGCCGCGCTCGGCATTCCGCGCGAGGACCGACCGGCCCGCCTTCGCCAGTTTGCCCGCAACTACCGCTTCTTCGATGCGCCGGTCGGCATCTTCGTCTCGGTCGCCCGGCTGATGGGCCCGCCGCAATGGTCCGACCTCGGCATGTTCGTGCAGACGCTGATGCTGGCCGCGCGCGCTCACGGCCTGCAGACCTGCGCGCAGGAGTTCTGGGCCGCCTGGCACCTGACCGTGCGCCGTCATCTGGCGCTTCCCGACGACCGGATGGTGTTCTGCGGCATCGCGCTGGGCTTTCCCGACATGGACGCGCCGGTCAACCGCTGGCGGACCGTGCGCGAGCCGGTGGACGGCTTTGCGACGTTCCGGGGTTTCGGAGGATAGAGCTGCGTGCCCGACGGTCCACACTCGGTTGCCCCGCCCCCGAACGGCGCATTCATGTCCCGTTCAGCCAGCCGACGCTAGTGTTGCGGCCATGACACGTACAGCTCTCCTGGTGGCGCTCGTCGCCCTTCTGCTCCCGGCCGCGGCCGCGCCTGTCTCGGCACTTGCCATTATGCCGGTCGCCGACGCCCCGTCGGCCGTCGCCGCGCCCGCGCTTGCCTGTGGTGACGGGGTCGGCGACAATTGCGCGCCGGTCCGGCTCGCTTCCGGCAACTGCGCGGCAGCCGCCGCCCAGGCGGCCGCCGCGCAGGGCGGGCAGGTGATCGGCGCACCGCTGGTGGTCCAGAGCGGCGGCCAGACCCTGTGCGTCGTGACGATCCTGGTGCGAGATCCCAGCGGCCAGCGGCCGCCGGAGCGGCGCCAGATCACGATCCCGGCGCGCTAGCGGAGCGGCAGCCGGGCGGGACACCGGGTTTCGAGGCCGATCATGCGCATACTGGTTGTCGAGGACGACGTGGATCTGAACCGCCAGCTGGTCACCGCGCTGACCGATGCCGGCTATGTCGTCGATTCGGCGAGCGACGGCGAGGACGGCCATTTCCTCGGTGATACCGAGCCTTACGACGCGGTGGTGCTCGACATCGGCCTGCCGTCGATGGACGGCATCCGCGTGCTCGAGCAGTGGCGCAAGGATGGCCGCAAGATGCCGGTGCTGCTGCTCACCGCCCGCGACCGCTGGTCGGACAAGGTGGCCGGTATCGACGCCGGCGCCGACGACTACGTCGCCAAGCCATTCCACATGGAGGAGGTGCTCGCCCGCATCCGTGCGCTCTTGCGACGCGCCGCCGGGCATGCCTCGAGCGAACTCGAATGCGGACCCGTGCGGCTCGACACGCGTGCCTCCCGCGTCACCGTGGACGGCAATCCGGTCAAGCTCACCTCGCACGAATACCGGCTGCTTGCCTACCTGATGCATCACCAGGGCCGCGTCGTCTCCCGCACCGAACTGGTCGAGCATCTCTACGACCAGGATTTCGACCGCGATTCCAACACGATCGAGGTGTTCATCGGCCGCCTGCGCCGGAAGCTCGGCATCGACTGCATCCAGACCGTGCGCGGGCTGGGCTACGCGCTCGACGTCCCCGGCGCTGCCCGGGCGGCCGACTGACGGCGGCGCGAGGCGTCGTGCGGCCATCTGTCCAGCCGATCTGCCGCGTCGCGCGATGACCAGCCACGATCCCGCTGCCGCACCGCCGCAGCACCGCCGCCGCCCGCCGCTGTCGCTGTCGTTCCGGCTGTTCGTGCTTGCCGCGACCTGGACGGCGATCGCGCTGGCGACGGCGCTGTACGTGCTGATCGCCTATTACCGGGCAAGCGTCGAGCGGGGATTCGACAGCCTGCTTGACCTGCATCTGTTCAACGTCGTCGCGGCGATCCAGCAGGACGAGGCTGGCCACCCGGTCGGCGCGCCGCAGCTCGGCGATCCGCGCTTCTCGGCGTTCCAGTCGGGCTGGTACTGGCAGGTGATTCGGCTCGGCGAGGGACGCGACGAGCTGTTGGTCTCGCCGTCGCTGTCCGGCGCGCGGCTGCTGCTGCCGCGCATCGAGGACGTGCCGTTCGGCGCCGACTTCCAGCGTGTCATGGACATCGACGGGCCTGGCGGCCGCCGCTTGCGCGCCATCGAGCAGCTCGTCGTGTTCGGCGACACCGGTGACCGGCTGTCCTTCACCGTCACCGGCGATCTCGGCGAGGTCGAGCAGGAGATCGCCACCTTCCGCAACCTGGTGCTGGCGGTGTTCGGCCTGCTCGGAGTCGGGCTGGTGGCGGCGACGCTGCTGCAGGTGCACATCGGCCTGAAGCCGCTGCGCGATGTGCGCGCCGCGCTCGGCGCCATCCGCCAGGGGCGGGCGACGCGGCTCGAGGGCGACTATCCGGCCGAGATTGCGCCGCTCACCCGCGAGATCAATGCGCTGATCGAATCGAACGCCAAGATCATCGAGCGCGCGCGCACCCAGGTCGGTAATCTCGCCCATGCGCTGAAGACCCCGCTGGCGGTCATCACCAACGAGGCGCGCGCCGCCAGCAGCCCGCTCGGCGCCAAGGTTGCCGAACAGGCCGGGCTGATGCGCCACCAGATCGATTATTATCTTGACCGTGCCCGGGTCGCGGCGACCGCCGGCGTCGCGGTGTCGGTCACCGAGGTCGGGCCGGTCGCCGAGAGCTTCGCCCGCGCCATGCGCCGCATTTACGCCGACCGCGGCACCACGCTCGACGTCGATGTGCCGGCAGGTTTGCGCTTCCAGGGCGAGCGGCAGGATCTCGAGGAACTGATCGGCAACCTCGTCGACAATGCCTTCAAGTGGGCCAGATCGCGGGTGGTGCTGACCTGTCGGCTGCTGCCGGGATCGGACCCCGACGGCCGGCCGATGCTGGGGATCACCGTGGAGGACGACGGGCCCGGCCTGACAGAGGAGGAATGCGCACAAGCCGTGCGCCGTGGCCGGCGGCTCGACGAGACGCAGCCCGGGTCCGGCCTCGGCCTGTCCATCGTCCGCGACCTCGCCGATCTCTACGGCGGCGCGTTCGCGCTCGCCCGGTCGGATCTCGGCGGTCTCAGGGCGACGCTGCACCTGCCGGCCGCGTGAGAGGGTACCGAGGCCATTTCCGCTGCCGCGCGGGGCCTCGTCGCCCAAGCGGCGGCGCCTTCGGCGCGTCGAAGGCCTTGATATGGCCCCATTTCGCCCGATGTTCGGCAAGGCGGCGCGGTCACCCTACCGCGTGCTGCCTGTTGCCGGCTGCCGCCGGCATCCTACCGGGGGTTCCGCAGAGGAGGATTGGACGTATGCGCTTCGTGAAATTCGCCGCCGTGGCCGGGCTCGGCCTTCTGCTCGCGGCCTGTCAGCAGGATCGCACGGGCGAGGTGCTC encodes:
- a CDS encoding TIGR02594 family protein, yielding MLALATIASATPVSARIMQNDPSIVRPDGPGPDALAGGGQASASARKSGGGDSLSIARRYLGSNPTGRSSLWCADFINLVERKAGREGVGSRLATAYLDYGTKVSKPQPGDIVVLTRRGGGHVGYFVGWDDGKIVLLSGNHGRKVAIGTYPTSRVLGYRRP
- a CDS encoding glycoside hydrolase family 108 protein yields the protein MAAESLAHVLPHLFRHEGGYADHPSDPGGATKYGISRTTLAAWRGGAVAKSDVRALTRAEAAAIYRARYWDAVKADDLPAGIDYAVFDAAVNSGPVRAAKWLQAAVRVPQDGIVGPVTLAAAAAADPVRTIADICAIRLAFLRALSTWPAFGRGWSRRVDEVKAESLAMARRAAMAPAAPPDAPPGLPSRPGEAAGQRRAGGILAFIARLLRALLTGRRA
- a CDS encoding 3TM-type holin, with the translated sequence MIGALAPFLGPILEIVRRVIPDPAERARLEADLTRAASDAEARLAEAQSAIIVAEAQGSPLQRNWRPAFMVVCMGLLVWHAVAVPILAAALAVPLDEVVGLRAVPDGLWTLLVVGMGGYIGGRSME
- a CDS encoding nitroreductase — translated: MDVIEAIRSRFSCRAFLPDPVPEQTVRDILEAARWAPSGGNLQPWHVDVLTGEPLAALIADIDARGHLVPQGEGAEYAVYPDPLPEPWHGRRHRTGADLYAALGIPREDRPARLRQFARNYRFFDAPVGIFVSVARLMGPPQWSDLGMFVQTLMLAARAHGLQTCAQEFWAAWHLTVRRHLALPDDRMVFCGIALGFPDMDAPVNRWRTVREPVDGFATFRGFGG
- a CDS encoding response regulator transcription factor produces the protein MRILVVEDDVDLNRQLVTALTDAGYVVDSASDGEDGHFLGDTEPYDAVVLDIGLPSMDGIRVLEQWRKDGRKMPVLLLTARDRWSDKVAGIDAGADDYVAKPFHMEEVLARIRALLRRAAGHASSELECGPVRLDTRASRVTVDGNPVKLTSHEYRLLAYLMHHQGRVVSRTELVEHLYDQDFDRDSNTIEVFIGRLRRKLGIDCIQTVRGLGYALDVPGAARAAD
- a CDS encoding sensor histidine kinase; amino-acid sequence: MTSHDPAAAPPQHRRRPPLSLSFRLFVLAATWTAIALATALYVLIAYYRASVERGFDSLLDLHLFNVVAAIQQDEAGHPVGAPQLGDPRFSAFQSGWYWQVIRLGEGRDELLVSPSLSGARLLLPRIEDVPFGADFQRVMDIDGPGGRRLRAIEQLVVFGDTGDRLSFTVTGDLGEVEQEIATFRNLVLAVFGLLGVGLVAATLLQVHIGLKPLRDVRAALGAIRQGRATRLEGDYPAEIAPLTREINALIESNAKIIERARTQVGNLAHALKTPLAVITNEARAASSPLGAKVAEQAGLMRHQIDYYLDRARVAATAGVAVSVTEVGPVAESFARAMRRIYADRGTTLDVDVPAGLRFQGERQDLEELIGNLVDNAFKWARSRVVLTCRLLPGSDPDGRPMLGITVEDDGPGLTEEECAQAVRRGRRLDETQPGSGLGLSIVRDLADLYGGAFALARSDLGGLRATLHLPAA